Proteins encoded in a region of the Balneolales bacterium ANBcel1 genome:
- a CDS encoding SusD/RagB family nutrient-binding outer membrane lipoprotein, which produces MKLFKVYLLTGLLLLSMAACDGFLDVNEDPNRATEVPGDLLLPTVLVNVASNRAMEIQPGTAFFINAWASNGSTGVFIDPDRYIISSFSTGNTWVNFYATGLKNLDLMRADADAVGRVNVVAQADILKSYLFWMLTAMWEDIPYTQALDGDTYPHPEFDDQETILRGIVETLENAVAMIDPDGLPGVDDGDLIFGGDMEQWEKFANSLKLRTLMMIRNQDAGVDSQIAALLNEPLIRTNADEAAIPFFDETNNENLVWRLNNMFGGFTNSMNGNSFIYAGETLVDLMKDLGDPRIDTYFELAVEDHNQSPDGGGAATTEHFGQTAGVANWNNSETSMVSQNIIRRDWPSRILPAAEVWFYEAEFLALTGDLNGAHASYLQGVQAALDFFDGKPGAIAADDKQAYIDGLPGSFGSQGVALNAIHAQQYIEVLDRAPENWTHWRRTKYPDLPVAEQAVLGDIIRRFPLPPSELSSNPNTPAPPNLDAPMWFEGN; this is translated from the coding sequence ATGAAATTATTCAAAGTATATCTTCTCACCGGATTGCTGCTGCTCTCGATGGCAGCATGTGACGGGTTTCTAGATGTGAATGAAGACCCCAACCGGGCTACAGAAGTTCCTGGCGATCTGTTGCTGCCGACCGTTCTTGTGAACGTGGCATCCAACAGAGCCATGGAAATCCAGCCCGGAACGGCATTCTTTATTAATGCCTGGGCATCTAACGGTTCTACGGGCGTATTCATCGACCCTGACCGGTACATCATCAGCTCCTTTTCAACAGGAAATACCTGGGTGAACTTCTATGCCACAGGCCTTAAAAATCTGGACCTGATGAGAGCTGATGCTGACGCAGTTGGCCGCGTGAATGTAGTTGCGCAGGCAGATATCCTCAAATCCTATCTTTTTTGGATGCTCACAGCCATGTGGGAGGATATCCCCTATACCCAGGCACTGGACGGGGACACCTATCCGCATCCCGAATTTGACGACCAGGAAACCATTCTCCGAGGTATCGTGGAAACACTTGAAAATGCCGTGGCGATGATCGATCCCGATGGCTTGCCGGGTGTGGATGATGGAGACCTCATCTTTGGTGGTGATATGGAGCAGTGGGAAAAATTCGCCAACTCCCTGAAACTCCGCACGCTCATGATGATCCGCAATCAGGATGCCGGTGTGGACAGCCAAATCGCCGCACTGCTGAACGAGCCGCTCATCCGTACCAACGCAGATGAAGCCGCCATTCCGTTTTTCGATGAAACCAACAATGAGAACCTCGTCTGGAGGCTGAATAACATGTTTGGTGGTTTCACCAATTCAATGAACGGCAACAGCTTTATCTACGCCGGAGAGACTTTGGTGGATCTTATGAAAGATCTCGGCGATCCCCGGATCGACACCTACTTCGAACTGGCGGTGGAAGATCATAATCAGTCACCTGATGGCGGCGGCGCAGCCACAACGGAGCATTTCGGCCAAACCGCCGGGGTTGCCAACTGGAACAACAGTGAGACCTCCATGGTCAGCCAGAACATCATCCGAAGGGACTGGCCCAGCCGTATTCTCCCCGCTGCTGAAGTCTGGTTCTATGAGGCCGAATTTCTTGCTCTGACCGGTGACCTCAATGGCGCTCATGCCAGCTATCTGCAGGGAGTGCAGGCCGCCCTGGACTTCTTTGACGGAAAGCCAGGTGCCATTGCCGCCGATGACAAGCAAGCTTACATTGACGGGTTGCCGGGCAGCTTTGGTTCTCAAGGTGTGGCACTAAACGCCATCCATGCCCAGCAGTATATTGAAGTTCTCGATCGTGCTCCTGAAAACTGGACACATTGGAGAAGAACCAAGTATCCGGATCTTCCGGTAGCCGAGCAGGCAGTTCTGGGTGACATCATCCGGCGCTTCCCGCTTCCGCCATCCGAGTTGTCCTCCAATCCAAATACCCCGGCCCCGCCGAATCTGGATGCGCCGATGTGGTTTGAAGGAAACTAA
- a CDS encoding SusC/RagA family TonB-linked outer membrane protein — translation MGSLAGTITDQASDEALPGATVYIVELDRGTASGIDGQYVLTNIPTGEYSVRVTYVGYQTVRQTVAITEGENELDFVLRQDFLGLDEMIVTGQQIERQSRELAYSVATVRGEEITRARETNFVDALAGKVPGVEITGQSGNIGASTRIVIRGISSLSGDNQPLFVVDGVPISNANVVGPTSQDRLTGAIDVGNRGADLNPDDIESVTVLKGAAAAALYGSRAKDGVVLVTTKRGTQQDPFSVTINSSVRVSSVLELPDFQNEFAAGSAGKYNQTSLNGWGARITGQEVTDIFGNTVNLQAYENNVSDFYETGLLSVQSVSFATADENYDLRLGITRQDQEGIVPNSHQGRTAINFNTGSRLSDRLSTRISAQYTATNSKGRAVAGGNDPNVMTSIMNTLPRTVSLDDLKDYKDELGNQTNTLGSFTNNPYWIAKENQFTTEVERLFGNTQLVFNATPWLTFTGRAGLDYYSEDRQNVNSKGTLGRMDGLFSMDNIQERQMNFDFLSEIQRDINQDVSFRGVLGYNVNIIDRQILRNEGSDLEVDGLLNFANANANTPNNQFLERRLHGVFGDVTFGYRNYLFLNLTGRNDWSSTLPTDNNSFFYPSVNLSFVFTEAFNLASDVLSYGKLRANWAQVGSDEDPYQLRFTYSPISSVFGQYGTGVTFPFGGLTAFGATNTIPPENLKPQNQVSVEVGGELQFFDGRIGLDLTYYDVSTEDQIISIPIPHTTGYTLNRTNVGEVSNKGIEAQLSLNPIRTRDLNWVLDVNFTRNRNEVVSLAEGLDEIVIQSGFNSLQVKAEPGKSLGLYGPGFQRDEESGLPIIDANTGLRLEGDIIRLGDIDPDFRLSFNNSFNFRGVNVGFLIDWRQGGSLFSQTVGLLRRNGMVSETAENRGGTFIDEGVIVEADGSTRPNDVPVASMQSFWQQYSAAGIHEGNIFSATNVRLREVRIDYTLPARWIDSLPISSLAIGFEARNLFILYKEVPHIDPETGLFGSASNGQGIEWNVLPSTRSFGTNIQLRF, via the coding sequence GTGGGGTCTCTTGCAGGGACCATCACTGATCAGGCAAGTGACGAAGCTCTGCCTGGTGCTACGGTGTATATCGTGGAGCTGGACAGAGGTACGGCAAGTGGAATTGACGGTCAATATGTTTTGACTAACATCCCGACCGGAGAGTACAGCGTCCGTGTCACCTATGTCGGATATCAGACGGTTCGTCAGACCGTAGCCATCACCGAAGGTGAAAACGAACTGGATTTCGTTCTCCGTCAGGATTTTCTGGGACTGGACGAAATGATTGTTACCGGCCAGCAGATCGAGCGTCAATCACGCGAGCTTGCCTATTCTGTCGCCACCGTTCGGGGTGAAGAGATTACAAGAGCCCGGGAAACCAACTTTGTTGATGCCCTTGCCGGAAAGGTTCCGGGTGTGGAAATCACCGGCCAGTCAGGCAATATCGGTGCGTCCACACGTATCGTGATTCGGGGTATCTCTTCCCTTTCCGGTGACAACCAGCCGTTGTTTGTTGTCGATGGTGTGCCCATCTCCAACGCCAACGTGGTTGGCCCGACCAGTCAGGATCGCCTCACCGGCGCCATTGACGTAGGTAACCGGGGCGCGGACCTCAACCCGGACGACATCGAAAGCGTGACCGTATTGAAAGGTGCCGCTGCCGCTGCACTCTACGGTTCAAGGGCCAAAGACGGTGTTGTTCTGGTTACCACCAAGCGTGGTACCCAGCAGGATCCGTTTTCCGTAACTATCAACTCCTCCGTACGGGTTTCTTCCGTTCTGGAGCTGCCGGATTTTCAAAATGAATTTGCCGCAGGTTCTGCCGGGAAATATAACCAGACCAGCCTGAATGGTTGGGGTGCACGCATCACCGGCCAGGAAGTGACCGATATTTTCGGTAATACGGTAAATCTGCAGGCTTATGAAAATAACGTAAGTGATTTTTATGAGACCGGGTTGCTCTCCGTACAGAGTGTCTCGTTTGCCACAGCAGATGAGAATTATGACCTGCGCCTTGGGATTACCCGCCAGGATCAGGAAGGTATTGTTCCCAACAGCCATCAGGGTCGAACCGCGATCAACTTCAATACAGGAAGCCGTCTTTCCGACCGTCTGAGCACCCGGATATCGGCTCAGTATACTGCGACCAATTCCAAGGGCCGCGCAGTAGCCGGTGGTAACGACCCCAACGTCATGACGTCAATCATGAACACACTTCCGAGAACCGTATCCCTTGACGATCTCAAGGATTACAAGGATGAGCTAGGAAATCAGACGAACACGTTGGGAAGCTTTACCAACAACCCCTACTGGATCGCCAAGGAAAACCAGTTTACCACGGAAGTGGAGCGGCTGTTCGGTAACACACAGCTTGTTTTCAACGCTACTCCCTGGCTGACCTTCACCGGCCGCGCGGGCCTTGACTACTACTCGGAGGATCGTCAGAATGTAAATTCCAAAGGAACGCTGGGTCGGATGGACGGACTCTTCTCCATGGACAACATCCAGGAGCGTCAGATGAACTTTGACTTCCTGTCGGAGATTCAGCGTGACATCAACCAGGATGTCTCTTTCCGCGGTGTACTTGGATATAACGTTAACATCATTGACCGTCAAATTTTAAGGAATGAGGGATCCGACCTTGAGGTCGACGGTTTGCTCAACTTTGCAAACGCCAATGCAAACACACCGAACAACCAGTTCCTCGAACGACGCCTTCATGGTGTATTTGGTGATGTTACTTTCGGATACCGCAACTACCTGTTCCTGAACCTGACGGGAAGAAACGACTGGTCATCCACACTGCCGACGGATAACAACTCGTTCTTCTATCCTTCGGTTAACCTGAGCTTCGTGTTTACAGAAGCCTTCAATCTTGCCTCCGATGTGCTCTCCTACGGTAAGCTTCGCGCCAACTGGGCACAGGTAGGTAGTGATGAAGATCCCTACCAGCTGAGATTTACCTACTCGCCGATTTCCAGCGTATTCGGCCAGTACGGTACCGGGGTCACCTTCCCATTTGGGGGCTTGACCGCTTTTGGTGCCACAAACACCATCCCGCCGGAAAACCTGAAGCCGCAAAACCAGGTTTCCGTGGAAGTTGGGGGTGAACTGCAGTTCTTTGACGGCCGCATTGGTCTGGATCTGACCTACTACGATGTAAGTACCGAAGATCAGATTATATCAATTCCGATTCCCCACACGACCGGGTACACATTGAACCGTACCAACGTAGGTGAGGTTTCGAACAAAGGAATTGAAGCGCAACTGTCGCTGAACCCGATTCGTACCCGTGACCTCAACTGGGTACTGGATGTCAACTTTACCAGAAACCGGAACGAGGTGGTTTCTCTGGCCGAAGGCCTGGATGAAATCGTAATTCAGAGCGGATTCAACTCACTGCAGGTGAAAGCCGAGCCTGGAAAATCCCTCGGTCTCTACGGACCCGGTTTCCAGCGTGATGAAGAGTCCGGCCTGCCCATCATTGATGCCAATACCGGCTTGAGGCTCGAAGGAGACATCATCCGCCTGGGTGATATTGACCCCGACTTCAGATTGAGCTTCAATAACTCATTCAACTTCAGAGGAGTGAACGTAGGCTTCCTGATTGACTGGAGACAAGGCGGAAGCCTCTTCTCACAGACGGTAGGTCTGCTTCGCAGAAATGGAATGGTTTCCGAAACTGCCGAAAACCGTGGCGGAACCTTCATTGATGAGGGTGTGATTGTGGAAGCCGACGGCTCTACCCGGCCCAATGATGTACCCGTAGCCAGCATGCAGAGCTTCTGGCAGCAGTATTCTGCCGCAGGTATCCATGAAGGCAATATCTTCAGCGCTACGAACGTCCGTCTGCGTGAAGTCCGTATCGACTACACCTTGCCGGCACGATGGATCGATTCCCTCCCGATCAGCAGTCTGGCGATCGGATTTGAGGCTCGTAACCTGTTTATCCTGTATAAAGAGGTTCCGCATATCGATCCCGAGACCGGACTCTTTGGATCAGCCTCTAACGGCCAGGGTATCGAATGGAACGTTCTGCCATCGACCCGCTCCTTCGGAACCAATATCCAATTACGATTCTAA
- a CDS encoding GWxTD domain-containing protein, with protein MKDRKIVLLILALAILSSACSRAFDPEVRTGSHFRPANGHPEILVSAISFVDDENNPVIDVSLDIIEGSLIYRERNGIFSAEAGVQIDVFKVIDSSDDEFQRVTVIRDSKTVESTHSGVTDSRDVISLEERIRVAPGRYRVLVTVTDLDSDQTASRSANVRVYDPNDDIPNLSHVQVRGEDFSDGSFSLPLSTYSIPGRVDTIRFEYQVTRPEGSPPLRVTMQLRKFDSDTSPPRPMSGITPSRGSIEYRGINYSRSEIIETQERILEQEYGTITIEYRTDRPPRGNYRFEVRVAGPDDEMDELFKARDFASMSDNFPHVITVEELSKPLVYLMRRREYRDLMQIEDQDSLKRAIDRFWLSNIGDKDRASRVIEQYYQRVEEANKQFSNFKEGWMTDMGMVYILFGSPWYVERSLDRMVWIYGYDRANPRRVFYFQRTRVNSDQYPFEHYILQRHTQYHSVEYEQIQRWLTGTILSRPI; from the coding sequence ATGAAAGACCGTAAAATCGTTCTTCTGATTCTGGCCCTTGCCATTCTTTCCAGTGCATGCTCACGTGCATTTGACCCGGAAGTTCGTACCGGATCGCATTTCCGTCCTGCCAACGGACATCCCGAGATTCTTGTATCCGCGATATCGTTCGTCGACGATGAAAACAACCCGGTTATCGATGTGAGTCTGGATATTATTGAAGGCAGTCTGATTTACCGCGAGCGCAACGGTATTTTTTCGGCCGAGGCCGGTGTGCAAATTGATGTCTTCAAAGTGATTGATTCTTCCGACGATGAATTTCAGCGAGTGACTGTGATCAGAGATTCCAAAACGGTAGAAAGCACCCATTCGGGCGTGACCGACAGCCGCGACGTGATTTCTCTCGAAGAGCGCATACGCGTGGCTCCGGGACGCTACCGTGTCCTGGTTACCGTTACGGATCTGGATTCCGACCAGACAGCCAGCCGCTCCGCAAATGTGCGGGTGTACGACCCCAATGACGACATCCCCAACCTGAGCCATGTGCAGGTCAGGGGCGAGGATTTTTCCGACGGCTCCTTTTCGCTGCCGCTTTCCACATACAGCATCCCGGGCAGGGTTGATACCATTCGATTCGAGTACCAGGTGACCCGGCCGGAAGGCTCCCCTCCGCTCAGGGTAACCATGCAGCTGAGGAAATTTGATTCAGATACCTCGCCCCCGCGCCCCATGTCGGGAATAACTCCCTCTCGGGGATCGATCGAATATCGCGGCATCAATTACAGCCGCAGCGAGATCATTGAGACCCAGGAACGAATCCTGGAACAGGAGTACGGGACCATCACCATCGAATACCGCACAGATCGTCCGCCGCGCGGCAACTACCGGTTTGAAGTACGGGTTGCAGGGCCGGATGATGAAATGGATGAGCTCTTCAAAGCCCGCGACTTCGCCTCCATGAGTGACAACTTTCCCCATGTAATTACGGTAGAGGAGCTGTCGAAACCGCTTGTCTACCTTATGCGCCGCAGGGAATACCGTGATCTGATGCAGATCGAGGACCAGGACTCGCTCAAACGGGCCATCGACCGGTTCTGGTTGTCCAATATCGGGGACAAGGATCGGGCCTCCCGGGTCATTGAACAGTATTACCAGCGGGTGGAGGAGGCAAACAAACAGTTTTCCAACTTCAAGGAGGGGTGGATGACGGACATGGGAATGGTCTATATTTTGTTCGGCTCCCCCTGGTATGTGGAGCGTTCGCTGGACCGTATGGTGTGGATTTATGGTTATGATCGTGCCAACCCGAGGAGGGTCTTCTATTTTCAGCGAACCAGGGTGAACAGCGACCAGTATCCCTTCGAGCATTATATCCTTCAACGGCATACGCAGTACCACAGCGTCGAATACGAACAAATTCAGCGCTGGCTTACCGGCACGATCCTGTCCAGGCCGATATGA
- a CDS encoding efflux RND transporter permease subunit yields MEQEPKPGREPMSLSAVSIRRPVLATVMSIMIVLFGVLGYFNLGVREYPSVDPPIVTVQTNYPGANAEVIESQITEPLEEQLNGIAGIRNMTSVSREGRSTVTVEFDLDVDLEAAANDVRDRVSRAVRSLPPDVDNPVVSKADADASPIVFLNVQSNTRNLLDLSDIANTVFKERLQTIPGVSEVRIWGEKRYAMRLWMDPDKMASFDVTATDVQAALDRENVELPSGRIEGLFTELTVRTLSRLETAEQFNRMIIREENGSVVRFEDIGRAEIGAQNERTILKRDGIPMVGVVLIPQPGANNIAITDEFYKRVAEIERDLPGDISTGIGFDTTEFIRDSINEVQQTILIAFFLVVTVIFLFLRDWRTTIIPVIVIPIAIIGSFFIMFVAGFSINVLTLLGLVLAIGLVVDDSIVVMENIYAKIERGMEPTRAALLGVGEIFFAVISTTTALVAVFMPVIFLEGLTGRLFREFGVVMAGVVIISSFVALTLSPMLCSKILKQRKKKNALYRATEPFFAGLNRVYRDSLQTFMKVRWVAFVIMGLAGGGMFLFWTQLPAELAPLEDRSRVRVSVSGPEGVTFEYMDHHMDRMIRGIQETVPENEAIISVTSPGFGAASSVNSGFMNLILNDPSDRGRSQMQIADELNRYLQQYPATRNFVSQDQTIGQRRGGLPIQYVIQAPTFDRLEALLPEFLDRAGERSEFSVVDVNLKFNKPEIEMSIDRDRSRAVGVSARDIARTVQLALTDQRLGFFILDGKQYEVIGQLERERRGSPASIRNLYVTGSNGVQIQLDNLVTLQERSSPPQRFRFDRYVSATVSAGLAPGYAMDDGIRAMDEVAAIVLDEAFTTSLSGASRDFVESADSLFFAFILAIVLIYLVLSAQFESFRDPFIILFTVPLAVFGAFMTLWYFHESFNIFSQIGIIMLIGLVSKNAILIVEFANQRKAQGMNIHDAITDAAAVRFRPILMTSLSTVLGVTPIALALGAGSESRVSMGLAIIGGLIFASILTLFVIPAIYSYFSSETTTADNRPEHAGVAHQHPVRQDVT; encoded by the coding sequence ATGGAACAGGAACCAAAGCCCGGGAGAGAACCGATGAGCCTGTCCGCTGTGAGTATTCGCCGTCCGGTCCTGGCCACGGTCATGTCCATCATGATCGTGCTGTTCGGGGTGCTTGGTTACTTCAATCTGGGGGTGAGGGAATACCCGTCGGTGGATCCGCCGATCGTCACGGTGCAGACCAACTACCCCGGTGCCAACGCCGAAGTGATCGAGTCACAGATCACCGAGCCGCTGGAAGAGCAGCTCAACGGCATTGCGGGCATCCGTAACATGACGTCGGTCAGCCGGGAGGGCCGAAGCACCGTAACCGTGGAATTTGACCTGGATGTGGATCTGGAGGCGGCGGCGAACGATGTCCGTGACCGGGTTTCCCGCGCGGTAAGGAGTCTTCCGCCCGACGTGGACAATCCGGTGGTCTCCAAGGCCGATGCCGATGCCAGTCCGATCGTGTTTCTCAATGTACAGAGCAACACGCGAAACCTGCTCGACCTCAGCGATATCGCCAACACGGTATTCAAGGAGCGGCTGCAGACTATACCCGGCGTGAGTGAAGTGCGCATCTGGGGCGAAAAGCGGTATGCGATGCGGCTCTGGATGGATCCCGATAAAATGGCCTCCTTCGATGTTACCGCAACAGATGTGCAGGCTGCGCTGGACCGCGAAAACGTGGAGCTGCCGTCGGGGCGGATTGAGGGATTGTTCACCGAACTGACGGTGCGCACGCTGAGCCGGCTGGAAACCGCCGAACAGTTCAACCGGATGATCATCCGGGAAGAGAACGGCTCGGTGGTGCGTTTTGAGGATATTGGAAGGGCGGAGATCGGCGCGCAAAACGAGCGCACCATCCTGAAGCGCGACGGCATCCCCATGGTGGGGGTGGTGCTGATTCCGCAGCCCGGGGCCAACAATATTGCCATCACCGATGAATTCTACAAAAGAGTGGCGGAAATCGAGCGTGATCTGCCGGGCGACATCTCCACCGGCATCGGATTCGATACCACCGAGTTCATCCGCGATTCCATCAATGAGGTCCAGCAAACGATTCTGATCGCTTTCTTTCTGGTGGTTACCGTCATCTTTCTGTTTCTTCGGGACTGGCGCACGACCATTATTCCGGTGATTGTTATCCCTATCGCCATCATCGGTTCCTTCTTTATCATGTTCGTGGCCGGGTTCTCCATCAATGTGCTTACGCTGCTCGGACTGGTGCTGGCCATCGGCCTGGTGGTGGACGACTCGATTGTCGTCATGGAAAATATCTACGCCAAGATCGAGCGGGGGATGGAGCCCACCCGGGCGGCGCTCCTGGGCGTGGGCGAAATCTTTTTCGCGGTGATCTCCACCACCACGGCACTGGTGGCGGTATTCATGCCGGTGATTTTCCTCGAAGGGCTCACCGGACGCCTGTTCCGTGAATTCGGCGTGGTGATGGCCGGAGTGGTGATTATCTCGTCGTTCGTGGCACTCACACTCTCCCCGATGCTCTGTTCGAAAATTCTGAAACAGCGTAAGAAGAAAAACGCGCTGTACCGGGCCACCGAACCCTTTTTCGCCGGTCTCAACCGGGTTTATCGTGACTCCCTGCAAACATTCATGAAGGTTCGCTGGGTCGCTTTTGTGATCATGGGCCTTGCCGGTGGCGGGATGTTTTTATTCTGGACCCAGCTGCCTGCGGAGCTGGCTCCGCTGGAGGACCGAAGCCGAGTGCGTGTCTCTGTTTCCGGTCCGGAAGGCGTAACTTTTGAATACATGGATCACCACATGGATCGCATGATACGCGGTATCCAGGAGACGGTACCGGAAAACGAGGCCATTATCTCGGTCACTTCGCCGGGTTTCGGGGCGGCAAGTTCGGTCAATTCCGGTTTCATGAATCTAATCCTCAACGATCCGTCGGACAGAGGCCGGTCCCAGATGCAGATCGCCGACGAACTGAACCGTTATCTGCAGCAATACCCTGCCACCCGCAACTTCGTCAGCCAGGACCAGACGATCGGCCAGCGGCGCGGCGGACTTCCCATCCAGTATGTTATTCAGGCGCCCACATTTGATCGTCTGGAGGCATTGCTCCCCGAATTCCTGGATCGTGCCGGAGAGCGCTCCGAGTTTTCCGTGGTGGATGTAAACCTGAAGTTCAACAAACCCGAAATTGAGATGTCCATTGACCGGGACCGCAGCCGGGCGGTCGGGGTTTCGGCCAGGGATATCGCCAGGACGGTACAGCTGGCCCTTACTGATCAGCGGCTCGGGTTCTTCATATTGGACGGCAAGCAGTATGAGGTGATCGGTCAGCTTGAGCGCGAAAGGCGGGGCAGTCCGGCCAGTATCCGCAATCTGTATGTAACAGGCAGCAACGGTGTCCAGATACAGCTCGACAATCTGGTGACGCTCCAGGAGCGAAGCAGTCCGCCGCAACGTTTCCGTTTCGACCGTTACGTGTCGGCGACGGTTTCGGCCGGTCTCGCTCCCGGTTACGCCATGGATGACGGTATCCGCGCCATGGATGAAGTTGCGGCCATAGTGCTGGATGAGGCGTTCACCACCAGTCTCAGCGGTGCCTCGCGGGATTTTGTGGAAAGCGCCGACAGCCTTTTTTTCGCCTTCATTCTGGCTATCGTTCTGATATATCTGGTACTTAGCGCGCAGTTCGAGAGTTTCCGGGATCCGTTTATTATTCTTTTTACGGTGCCACTGGCGGTTTTCGGCGCGTTCATGACCCTCTGGTACTTCCATGAAAGCTTCAATATTTTCAGCCAGATCGGTATTATCATGCTCATCGGCCTGGTCTCGAAGAACGCCATCCTGATTGTGGAGTTTGCCAATCAGCGTAAGGCACAGGGAATGAATATCCATGATGCGATTACCGATGCGGCTGCGGTTCGATTCCGGCCTATCCTTATGACTTCCCTGTCGACAGTGCTCGGTGTGACGCCGATTGCCCTTGCCCTGGGCGCCGGATCCGAGAGCCGGGTTTCCATGGGCCTGGCCATTATCGGGGGACTCATTTTCGCCAGTATCCTCACCTTGTTTGTGATTCCGGCCATTTACTCCTATTTCAGCTCGGAAACAACGACCGCCGACAACCGGCCGGAGCATGCAGGAGTTGCGCACCAGCACCCGGTGCGGCAGGATGTGACTTAA
- a CDS encoding efflux RND transporter periplasmic adaptor subunit, with the protein MSPIFRRTLATVLLLAVIGFLLWIRLWSGSGNAQEGPAAGQGADRGSLAVDGFIVTPESFRETVQATGNILADEEIYVRPEVSGRITAIHFREDSDVREGNLLVKMNDAELRQEKRRISYQINLARIREQRQDELLGRNAIAREDYDIVLNELNTLIAQHDRVQALIDQTEIRAPFDGIIGLKEVSTGSYVTPQSTISSLQKIDTIKIEFSIPERFRSSVARGQTVRFRVEGVENEREGEIYAIQPRVDRDTRTLRMRAIADNADLRIFPGAFARVEVDLRQLEDALLIPSEALVPEIAGYKVYLYSGGRVQERHVEIGTRTDQRVVIREGLAPGDTVITTGLLQVRDGMPVRINTATEEFDANNNGTGSQAWNRNQSPGENR; encoded by the coding sequence ATGAGCCCGATATTTAGACGTACCCTGGCCACCGTGCTGCTGCTGGCTGTTATTGGTTTTTTATTGTGGATCCGGCTCTGGAGCGGGAGCGGAAATGCGCAGGAGGGTCCGGCTGCCGGCCAGGGAGCTGACAGAGGCAGCCTTGCGGTTGACGGTTTTATCGTAACTCCGGAATCGTTCAGGGAGACGGTCCAGGCAACCGGAAACATTCTGGCCGATGAAGAGATTTATGTGAGGCCGGAGGTATCGGGACGCATTACCGCCATCCACTTCCGGGAGGACAGTGACGTCCGGGAAGGTAATTTGCTGGTGAAAATGAACGATGCCGAGCTACGGCAGGAGAAACGGCGGATATCCTACCAGATCAATCTGGCGCGCATCCGCGAGCAGAGGCAGGATGAGCTTCTTGGGCGCAACGCCATCGCCAGGGAGGATTACGATATCGTCCTGAACGAATTGAATACGCTGATTGCTCAGCACGACCGGGTTCAGGCTCTGATCGATCAGACCGAAATCCGGGCGCCTTTTGACGGTATTATCGGGCTGAAGGAGGTCAGTACAGGCAGCTATGTCACCCCGCAGTCCACCATCTCCAGCCTGCAGAAAATCGACACCATAAAAATCGAGTTCTCCATTCCCGAGCGGTTTCGGTCCTCGGTGGCAAGAGGCCAGACCGTGCGTTTTCGTGTGGAAGGGGTTGAAAATGAGAGAGAAGGCGAGATATACGCGATCCAGCCCAGAGTGGACCGTGATACCCGTACCCTGCGTATGCGGGCCATTGCCGACAATGCGGATTTACGGATATTTCCGGGAGCATTCGCACGAGTCGAGGTCGACCTCCGGCAGCTTGAGGATGCGCTGTTGATTCCTTCCGAGGCGCTGGTGCCGGAAATCGCCGGCTACAAGGTTTATCTCTACTCCGGCGGCAGGGTTCAGGAGCGTCACGTTGAAATCGGCACCCGAACCGACCAGCGCGTGGTGATCCGGGAAGGCCTGGCACCCGGCGATACGGTCATTACCACCGGACTGCTGCAGGTGCGCGACGGCATGCCGGTACGTATTAATACGGCCACGGAAGAGTTTGATGCGAACAATAACGGGACGGGTTCGCAGGCATGGAACAGGAACCAAAGCCCGGGAGAGAACCGATGA